From Chryseobacterium sp. IHB B 17019, one genomic window encodes:
- a CDS encoding rhamnogalacturonan lyase, which yields MNIKYNFIVLTILFSQLLSAQRQMEYLKRGIVAMPSESGVFVSWRLLGTEPQNIQFDVFRLENKTSKKLNEKPLLNETSFLDKTADKAKNYTYFVKSNTKNQEIDQDSAKYVANQKPYFSIPLKTPVGYTPNDASVADLDGDGEYEIILHQTGQSKDNSQKGFTDEPIIQAYKLNGKLLWEINLGKNIREGAHYTQFLVYDLDRDGKAELVMKTADGSKDSKGKFIGDPSKDYRNENGFILSGPEYLTVFNGETGEEINTVNYQVPRFQGSPNPTPEQLTETWGDAKGNRVDRFLGAVAYLDGKTPSVIMSRGYYTRTAISAWDYKDKKLILRWLFDTESSEENKKYRGQGNHNLSIADVDNDGKDEIIFGAMTVDDNGKVLNSTGFGHGDALHVGDLDPSNPGLEIFDIQERFDDAGAHFRAGASGKVLWKLPSLVYSKQGKFQGPGRGLSLNIDPRYQGSESWAAGAGLKGVYDTKGKKISEKNPTINMGIYWDGDFLSEILDGTSVSKWDWNKEKSNLIFDAKDFQCESNNGTKKNPSLVADLFGDWREEVIYRTSDNQELRIFSSTIPTKHRLYTLMHNPQYRLSIVWQNVGYNQPPHTDYYLDESVSKIPAPNIHTAKP from the coding sequence ATGAATATAAAATATAATTTTATTGTACTGACAATTCTTTTCTCACAGCTCCTTTCAGCGCAAAGGCAAATGGAGTATTTGAAGAGGGGAATTGTCGCGATGCCTTCAGAATCAGGAGTTTTTGTGAGCTGGCGTTTGCTGGGAACAGAGCCTCAGAATATTCAGTTTGATGTATTTCGCCTTGAAAATAAAACAAGCAAAAAACTGAATGAAAAACCATTGCTTAATGAAACCAGTTTTTTAGATAAAACAGCAGATAAAGCAAAGAATTACACTTATTTCGTAAAATCCAATACCAAAAATCAGGAAATTGATCAGGATTCTGCGAAATATGTTGCTAATCAAAAGCCATATTTTTCAATTCCTTTAAAAACACCGGTTGGATATACACCAAACGATGCTTCCGTTGCAGATCTTGATGGAGATGGCGAATATGAAATCATCCTTCATCAAACCGGACAATCCAAAGACAACAGCCAGAAAGGTTTTACTGATGAACCCATTATTCAGGCTTATAAATTGAATGGTAAGTTGTTGTGGGAAATCAATTTAGGCAAAAACATCAGGGAAGGAGCCCATTACACACAGTTTTTGGTGTATGATTTAGACCGGGATGGTAAAGCAGAATTAGTCATGAAAACCGCAGATGGGAGCAAGGACAGTAAAGGAAAATTTATTGGAGATCCATCAAAAGATTATAGAAATGAAAACGGATTTATCCTTTCCGGACCTGAATATCTGACTGTTTTTAATGGAGAAACAGGTGAGGAAATTAATACGGTTAATTATCAGGTTCCAAGATTTCAAGGCAGCCCGAATCCGACTCCTGAGCAGCTTACAGAAACCTGGGGCGATGCAAAAGGCAACCGTGTAGACCGTTTTTTGGGTGCAGTTGCCTACCTGGACGGCAAAACGCCGAGTGTCATTATGTCGAGAGGTTATTATACCCGAACGGCAATTTCAGCCTGGGATTATAAAGATAAAAAGCTCATTTTGAGATGGTTGTTTGATACCGAAAGCTCAGAAGAAAATAAAAAATACCGTGGTCAGGGAAATCATAATTTGAGCATTGCGGATGTTGATAATGATGGGAAAGATGAAATTATCTTTGGTGCAATGACGGTTGATGATAACGGAAAAGTACTGAACAGCACAGGTTTTGGTCACGGTGATGCGTTGCACGTTGGTGATCTTGACCCTTCAAATCCCGGGTTGGAAATTTTTGATATTCAGGAAAGGTTTGATGATGCAGGAGCGCATTTCAGAGCGGGTGCAAGTGGTAAAGTTTTATGGAAATTACCTTCTTTAGTTTATAGTAAACAAGGCAAATTTCAGGGGCCGGGAAGAGGATTATCTTTAAATATTGACCCCCGTTATCAAGGTTCAGAATCCTGGGCTGCGGGAGCCGGATTGAAAGGTGTTTATGATACAAAAGGAAAAAAAATCAGTGAAAAAAATCCTACCATTAATATGGGAATTTATTGGGATGGAGATTTTTTAAGCGAAATTTTAGATGGAACTTCCGTCTCAAAATGGGATTGGAATAAAGAAAAATCGAATCTGATTTTTGATGCCAAAGATTTTCAGTGTGAATCAAACAACGGGACCAAGAAAAACCCCTCTTTGGTTGCTGATTTATTTGGAGACTGGCGGGAAGAAGTAATTTACAGGACTTCAGACAATCAGGAACTTCGGATTTTCAGCTCGACAATTCCGACGAAACATCGTTTGTACACATTGATGCACAATCCGCAATATCGTTTGAGTATCGTCTGGCAAAATGTAGGCTACAATCAGCCTCCTCATACCGATTATTATCTGGACGAATCTGTTTCAAAGATTCCAGCGCCGAATATTCATACGG